Proteins encoded within one genomic window of Streptomyces sp. NBC_01314:
- the purD gene encoding phosphoribosylamine--glycine ligase produces MKVLVIGTGAREHALCRSLSLDSDVTALHCAPGNAGTAEVAESHPVDALDGAAVSALATRLEADLVIVGPEAPLVAGVADAVREAGIPVFGPSGEAARLEGSKAFAKEVMAGAGVPTARSYVCTTAEEIDEALDAFGAPYVVKDDGLAAGKGVVVTADLAQAREHALACGRVVIEEFLDGPEVSLFAVTDGVTVVPLQPAQDFKRALDGDDGPNTGGMGAYSPLPWADPKLVDEVLQTVLQPTVDEMRRRGTPFSGLLYAGLAITSRGVRVIEFNARFGDPETQVVLARLKTPLAGVLLAAANGTLGDLEPLRWSGDAAVTVVVASHNYPGSPRTGDPITGLDEVAAVDAPHAYVLHAGTKRAGDDVVSAGGRVLSVTATGKDLTQARDRAYTAVARIGLDGSQHRSDIAAKAAAEA; encoded by the coding sequence GTGAAGGTCCTTGTCATTGGTACCGGTGCTCGTGAGCACGCGCTGTGCCGTTCGCTGTCCCTCGACTCCGATGTCACCGCACTCCACTGCGCGCCCGGCAACGCCGGCACCGCGGAGGTGGCCGAGTCGCACCCGGTCGACGCGCTGGACGGCGCCGCCGTGAGCGCGCTGGCCACGCGGCTGGAAGCCGACCTGGTGATCGTGGGGCCGGAGGCCCCGCTGGTCGCGGGTGTCGCCGACGCCGTACGCGAGGCGGGCATCCCGGTGTTCGGTCCGTCCGGTGAGGCCGCGCGCCTGGAGGGCTCCAAGGCCTTCGCCAAGGAGGTCATGGCCGGGGCCGGTGTGCCCACCGCGCGGTCGTACGTCTGCACCACCGCCGAGGAGATCGACGAGGCGCTGGACGCGTTCGGCGCGCCGTACGTCGTGAAGGACGACGGCCTCGCGGCCGGCAAGGGTGTCGTCGTGACGGCGGACCTCGCCCAGGCCCGTGAGCACGCGCTCGCCTGCGGCCGGGTCGTCATCGAGGAGTTCCTGGACGGCCCCGAGGTCTCCCTCTTCGCCGTCACCGACGGTGTCACCGTCGTCCCGCTCCAGCCCGCGCAGGACTTCAAGCGCGCGCTCGACGGCGACGATGGCCCCAACACCGGCGGCATGGGCGCGTATTCGCCGCTCCCGTGGGCCGACCCGAAGCTGGTCGACGAGGTCCTGCAGACCGTGCTGCAGCCGACGGTCGACGAGATGCGGCGCCGCGGCACCCCCTTCTCCGGCCTGCTCTACGCGGGCCTGGCGATCACCAGCCGAGGCGTACGGGTGATCGAGTTCAACGCGCGGTTCGGTGACCCGGAGACCCAGGTCGTCCTCGCCCGCCTCAAGACCCCGCTGGCGGGTGTTCTGCTCGCCGCCGCCAACGGCACCCTCGGCGACCTCGAACCCCTCCGCTGGAGCGGCGACGCGGCCGTCACCGTGGTCGTGGCCTCGCACAACTACCCCGGCTCGCCGCGCACCGGCGACCCCATCACCGGCCTCGACGAGGTCGCCGCCGTGGACGCCCCGCACGCGTACGTCCTGCACGCCGGCACCAAGCGCGCCGGCGACGACGTCGTCAGCGCCGGCGGACGCGTCCTCTCCGTCACGGCCACCGGCAAGGACCTCACCCAGGCCCGCGACCGCGCCTACACCGCCGTCGCCCGCATCGGCCTCGACGGCTCCCAGCACCGTTCGGACATCGCGGCGAAGGCGGCAGCCGAGGCGTGA
- a CDS encoding N,N-dimethylformamidase beta subunit family domain-containing protein — MSSEHHHIRRWESGALAHAVTDPFGQGPVPWLRGNVTYFDDTGHVVPWYVEPGPPEPHAPAKGARVPAPRTPPGPRSADDVHRQIKGFTATGAAAPGQSIDFHITVDPPQEFGVDIYRIGHYSGVGAAKITTSPRLSGIVQPPPLTADRTVSCHHWWLSWRLQIPSYWNVGAYVAVLTTADGYRSHVPFTIRDDRQADLLLLLPDITWQAYNLYPEDGRTGASLYHAWDEDGRLLGESDAATTVSFDRPYAGAGLPLHVGHAYDFIRWAERYGYDLAYADARDLHSGRVDPSRYRGLVFPGHDEYWSPQMRRTTELARDTGTSLVFLSSNTMYWQVELSPSPSGVPDRLLTCRKRRGPGKPALWREIDRPEQQLMGIQYEGRVPEPHPLVVRNAEHWLWDATGAHENDELEGMVAGEADRYFPRTPLPEHQGRILLAHSPYRDKDAIVRHQETSLYRAPSGAWVFASGTFAWSPALDRPGHVDTRVQRATANLLDRICKRD; from the coding sequence ATGAGCTCGGAGCACCACCACATCCGCCGCTGGGAATCGGGCGCCCTCGCCCACGCCGTGACGGACCCTTTCGGCCAGGGCCCGGTCCCCTGGCTACGGGGCAATGTGACGTACTTCGACGACACCGGCCACGTGGTCCCCTGGTATGTGGAGCCGGGCCCGCCCGAGCCCCACGCGCCGGCCAAAGGCGCCCGCGTCCCCGCACCCCGCACCCCGCCGGGCCCCCGCTCCGCCGACGACGTGCACCGCCAGATCAAGGGCTTCACGGCGACCGGAGCGGCCGCCCCCGGCCAGTCCATCGACTTCCACATCACCGTGGACCCGCCCCAGGAATTCGGCGTCGACATCTACCGCATCGGCCACTACAGCGGTGTCGGCGCGGCGAAGATCACCACCAGCCCCCGCCTCTCCGGCATCGTCCAGCCCCCGCCCCTCACCGCCGACCGCACGGTCTCCTGCCACCACTGGTGGCTCTCCTGGCGGCTGCAGATCCCGAGCTACTGGAACGTCGGCGCGTACGTGGCGGTCCTGACCACCGCCGACGGCTACCGCTCCCACGTGCCGTTCACCATCCGCGACGACCGCCAGGCCGACCTGCTGCTCCTGCTCCCGGACATCACCTGGCAGGCGTACAACCTCTATCCGGAGGACGGCCGCACCGGCGCCAGCCTCTACCACGCCTGGGACGAGGACGGCCGGCTGCTCGGCGAGTCCGATGCCGCGACGACCGTCTCCTTCGACCGTCCGTACGCCGGTGCCGGCCTCCCTCTCCACGTCGGCCACGCCTACGACTTCATCCGCTGGGCCGAGCGCTACGGCTATGACCTCGCCTACGCCGACGCCCGCGACCTGCACTCCGGCCGCGTCGACCCCAGCCGCTACCGGGGGCTGGTCTTCCCGGGCCACGACGAGTACTGGTCACCGCAGATGCGTCGCACCACCGAACTCGCCCGCGACACCGGCACCTCGCTGGTCTTCCTCTCCTCCAACACCATGTACTGGCAGGTGGAGCTGAGCCCCTCCCCGTCCGGTGTCCCCGACCGCCTCCTCACCTGCCGAAAACGCCGGGGCCCCGGCAAACCCGCACTGTGGCGCGAAATCGACCGTCCCGAACAGCAGTTGATGGGCATCCAGTACGAGGGCCGGGTCCCCGAACCCCACCCCCTGGTCGTGCGCAACGCCGAGCACTGGCTCTGGGACGCGACCGGCGCCCACGAGAACGACGAGCTGGAAGGCATGGTCGCCGGCGAGGCCGACCGCTACTTCCCCCGCACCCCGCTCCCCGAGCACCAGGGCCGCATCCTCCTCGCCCACTCCCCCTACCGGGACAAGGACGCGATCGTCCGCCATCAGGAGACCTCCCTGTACCGGGCCCCCTCCGGTGCCTGGGTCTTCGCATCCGGAACGTTCGCCTGGTCCCCCGCTCTGGACCGGCCTGGCCACGTCGACACGCGGGTCCAGCGAGCCACGGCAAACCTCCTGGACCGCATCTGCAAACGCGACTGA